Proteins from a single region of Apis mellifera strain DH4 linkage group LG7, Amel_HAv3.1, whole genome shotgun sequence:
- the LOC409274 gene encoding rab11 family-interacting protein 4 isoform X3 produces MSVDLHNLVNPNLQDSGHYSASPEHVDAIASSCNIKSTNNHEEEESYEAFGSVEGDADDGVESPGSSSAPSPTSTSSFKNPRSPNSTIGRHSCLRTSLRRTPPCSGRKRLSSNALASQLYRSGSFNSSGISSNCDPADDMYSDVSLEDDVIDLNHKVQMIQEQMHAFQSVGEERYVRAKQENATLQARILMLEEAAKDAETRAEERLQAEQRRHRDWASRLERERQLQLENYAIKLQAIELEETSLRDEIARLREQLEKVKVEKNRLENDLEEARREIDSARESERQAISRANEAHYQLKAVKEELTMKIEDQQKIEELMQQVAQLQACNKSLEESRDELQAAAALQAGRELLMLNPCNNSVEKGPSLAVELLAGMNQDQIDGQLSGDNGEPCNISEIKQALKEQQEVNTQLRAYIDGILLNIVENYPQLLEVKQTH; encoded by the exons ATGTCGGTGGACTTGCATAATCTGGTCAATCCGAATCTTCAAGACTCTGGGCATTATTCCGCTAGTCCCGAACACGTTGATGCCATCGCGTCATCTTGTAACATTAAATCTACGAATAATcacgaagaagaggaaagctACGAAGCATTTGGATCTGTCGAAGGTGACGCTGATGACGGGGTGGAATCACCGGGTAGCAGTTCTGCACCTTCACCCACAAGTACTAGTTCTTTCAA aaatccaAGAAGTCCCAATTCAACTATAGGAAGACATTCTTGTCTACGGACATCACTTAGGCGAACACCGCCTTG ttccgGAAGGAAGAGACTTAGTTCCAATGCATTAGCAAG tcaaCTTTATCGAAGCGGGAGCTTTAATAGTTCTGGTATAAGCTCCAACTGTGATCCCGCGGACGATATGTACAGCGATGTCTCTCTCGAGGATGATGTCATTGATCTCAATCATAAA gttCAAATGATTCAAGAACAAATGCATGCTTTTCAATCGGTCGGAGAAGAACGATATGTTAGAGCAAAACAAGAAAATGCTACGTTACAAGCGAGAATATTAATGTTAGAAGAAGCTGCCAAAGATGCTGAAACTAGAGCTGAAGAAAGACttcaa gcGGAACAACGAAGACATAGAGATTGGGCAAGTCGTTTAGAACGCGAACGTCAATtgcaattagaaaattatgctATCAAATTACAAGCAATAGAATTAGAAGAAACTAGTTTAAGAGATGAAATAGCAAGGTTACGCGAGCAACTCGAAAAAGTTAAAGTAGAGAAAAATCGATTAGAAAACGATCTCGAAGAAGCTAGAAGAGAAATAGATAGCGCTCGTGAAAGTGAACGGCAAGCAATAAGTCGAGCTAACGAAGCTCATTATCAACTTAAAGCTGTTAAAGAAGAGTTGACTATGAAAATTGAAGATCaacaaaaaatagaagaattaatgCAACAAGTAGCACAACTTCAAGCttgtaataaaa gttTAGAAGAATCACGAGATGAATTGCAAGCTGCAGCGGCTCTGCAGGCAGGCCGTGaacttttaatgttaaatcCTTGTAATAATTCTGTTGAAAAAGGACCTAGTCTCGCTGTAGAATTACTAGCTGGCATGAATCAAGATCAG ATAGACGGTCAACTTTCTGGAGATAATGGTGAACCTTGTAATATATCTGAA ATAAAACAAGCTTTAAAGGAACAACAAGAAGTCAATACACAATTAAGAGCATACATTGATGGAATTCTATTAAACATAGTTGAAAATTATCCCCAGTTGTTAGAAGTGAAACAAACTCATTGa
- the LOC107964765 gene encoding uncharacterized protein LOC107964765, translating to MCATNPPYGSRSSENSADDARFHQPHPPHPPPPYIYYPPPYPHFHPYYPYHPGFYSPHYYNDISQESKGSLGFSWFNIVLLLFLLLCIVSIVFYWSLSRDTRRRLNGRLPPLVQPAQVNLASGC from the coding sequence ATGTGTGCCACTAATCCACCTTATGGATCAAGATCCTCCGAAAATTCCGCGGATGACGCCAGGTTTCATCAACCACATCCACCACACCCACCGCCACCTTACATTTATTACCCACCACCTTATCCTCATTTTCATCCATATTATCCATATCATCCTGGATTTTACTCACCGCATTATTACAATGATATATCCCAAGAATCGAAAGGTTCTCTTGGTTTCTCTTGGTTCAATATTGTATTACTGCTTTTTTTGTTACTGTGCATCGTTAGCATTGTTTTCTATTGGTCTTTGTCTCGCGACACACGGCGAAGATTAAATGGCAGATTGCCCCCTTTAGTGCAACCAGCACAGGTAAACCTGGCTTCCGGCTGCTAG
- the LOC409274 gene encoding rab11 family-interacting protein 4 isoform X1 gives MVSSRSPGVNVSPTNSVATSRVVVSDSDVARDGDAILPSTRQSYRVENEGGHVNGAPGAVEWSQSDPPSLSMSVDLHNLVNPNLQDSGHYSASPEHVDAIASSCNIKSTNNHEEEESYEAFGSVEGDADDGVESPGSSSAPSPTSTSSFKNPRSPNSTIGRHSCLRTSLRRTPPCSGRKRLSSNALASQLYRSGSFNSSGISSNCDPADDMYSDVSLEDDVIDLNHKVQMIQEQMHAFQSVGEERYVRAKQENATLQARILMLEEAAKDAETRAEERLQAEQRRHRDWASRLERERQLQLENYAIKLQAIELEETSLRDEIARLREQLEKVKVEKNRLENDLEEARREIDSARESERQAISRANEAHYQLKAVKEELTMKIEDQQKIEELMQQVAQLQACNKSLEESRDELQAAAALQAGRELLMLNPCNNSVEKGPSLAVELLAGMNQDQIDGQLSGDNGEPCNISEIKQALKEQQEVNTQLRAYIDGILLNIVENYPQLLEVKQTH, from the exons ATGGTAAGCTCCCGTTCGCCTGGTGTAAATGTTTCACCAACTAATAGCGTGGCTACATCACGTGTCGTCGTGTCTGACAGTGACGTAGCTCGTGATGGTGACGCCATCTTACCGAGCACCCGCCAATCATATCGTGTGGAGAACGAGGGTGGTCATGTAAACGGAGCTCCTGGTGCTGTCGAATGGAGCCAAAGTGATCCGCCTTCGCTTTCTATGTCGGTGGACTTGCATAATCTGGTCAATCCGAATCTTCAAGACTCTGGGCATTATTCCGCTAGTCCCGAACACGTTGATGCCATCGCGTCATCTTGTAACATTAAATCTACGAATAATcacgaagaagaggaaagctACGAAGCATTTGGATCTGTCGAAGGTGACGCTGATGACGGGGTGGAATCACCGGGTAGCAGTTCTGCACCTTCACCCACAAGTACTAGTTCTTTCAA aaatccaAGAAGTCCCAATTCAACTATAGGAAGACATTCTTGTCTACGGACATCACTTAGGCGAACACCGCCTTG ttccgGAAGGAAGAGACTTAGTTCCAATGCATTAGCAAG tcaaCTTTATCGAAGCGGGAGCTTTAATAGTTCTGGTATAAGCTCCAACTGTGATCCCGCGGACGATATGTACAGCGATGTCTCTCTCGAGGATGATGTCATTGATCTCAATCATAAA gttCAAATGATTCAAGAACAAATGCATGCTTTTCAATCGGTCGGAGAAGAACGATATGTTAGAGCAAAACAAGAAAATGCTACGTTACAAGCGAGAATATTAATGTTAGAAGAAGCTGCCAAAGATGCTGAAACTAGAGCTGAAGAAAGACttcaa gcGGAACAACGAAGACATAGAGATTGGGCAAGTCGTTTAGAACGCGAACGTCAATtgcaattagaaaattatgctATCAAATTACAAGCAATAGAATTAGAAGAAACTAGTTTAAGAGATGAAATAGCAAGGTTACGCGAGCAACTCGAAAAAGTTAAAGTAGAGAAAAATCGATTAGAAAACGATCTCGAAGAAGCTAGAAGAGAAATAGATAGCGCTCGTGAAAGTGAACGGCAAGCAATAAGTCGAGCTAACGAAGCTCATTATCAACTTAAAGCTGTTAAAGAAGAGTTGACTATGAAAATTGAAGATCaacaaaaaatagaagaattaatgCAACAAGTAGCACAACTTCAAGCttgtaataaaa gttTAGAAGAATCACGAGATGAATTGCAAGCTGCAGCGGCTCTGCAGGCAGGCCGTGaacttttaatgttaaatcCTTGTAATAATTCTGTTGAAAAAGGACCTAGTCTCGCTGTAGAATTACTAGCTGGCATGAATCAAGATCAG ATAGACGGTCAACTTTCTGGAGATAATGGTGAACCTTGTAATATATCTGAA ATAAAACAAGCTTTAAAGGAACAACAAGAAGTCAATACACAATTAAGAGCATACATTGATGGAATTCTATTAAACATAGTTGAAAATTATCCCCAGTTGTTAGAAGTGAAACAAACTCATTGa
- the LOC552050 gene encoding uncharacterized protein RAB5IF homolog, which produces MSRSKSEKIGNGNKCELSVWTRAITANSEWPDKEEFLDVIYWARQAIGIIVGIGWGLIPLKGFIALLLFVLVNAGVTYLYFSNFQQIDEEEFGGIWELTKEGFMTSFAGFLVTWIIIYSGLHFD; this is translated from the exons ATGTCACGATCAAAATCTGAAAAGATTGGAAATGGTAATAAATGTGAATTAAGTGTATGGACACGTGCGATAACAGCTAATTCCGAATGGCCAGACAAA GAAGAATTTTTGGATGTTATATATTGGGCTAGACAAGCAATTGGTATTATAGTTGGTATAGGATGGGGTCTTATACCTTTAAAAGGTTTTATAGCTCTACTATT ATTTGTATTAGTTAATGCGGGTGTTACATACCTGTATTTTAgcaattttcaacaaattgaCGAAGAAGAATTTGGTGGTATATGGGAATTAACTAAAGAAGGTTTTATGACATCATTTGCTGGTTTTTtg gtcacatggattattatatattcaggattacattttgattaa
- the LOC409274 gene encoding rab11 family-interacting protein 4B isoform X2 has product MVSSRSPGVNVSPTNSVATSRVVVSDSDVARDGDAILPSTRQSYRVENEGGHVNGAPGAVEWSQSDPPSLSMSVDLHNLVNPNLQDSGHYSASPEHVDAIASSCNIKSTNNHEEEESYEAFGSVEGDADDGVESPGSSSAPSPTSTSSFKNPRSPNSTIGRHSCLRTSLRRTPPCQLYRSGSFNSSGISSNCDPADDMYSDVSLEDDVIDLNHKVQMIQEQMHAFQSVGEERYVRAKQENATLQARILMLEEAAKDAETRAEERLQAEQRRHRDWASRLERERQLQLENYAIKLQAIELEETSLRDEIARLREQLEKVKVEKNRLENDLEEARREIDSARESERQAISRANEAHYQLKAVKEELTMKIEDQQKIEELMQQVAQLQACNKSLEESRDELQAAAALQAGRELLMLNPCNNSVEKGPSLAVELLAGMNQDQIDGQLSGDNGEPCNISEIKQALKEQQEVNTQLRAYIDGILLNIVENYPQLLEVKQTH; this is encoded by the exons ATGGTAAGCTCCCGTTCGCCTGGTGTAAATGTTTCACCAACTAATAGCGTGGCTACATCACGTGTCGTCGTGTCTGACAGTGACGTAGCTCGTGATGGTGACGCCATCTTACCGAGCACCCGCCAATCATATCGTGTGGAGAACGAGGGTGGTCATGTAAACGGAGCTCCTGGTGCTGTCGAATGGAGCCAAAGTGATCCGCCTTCGCTTTCTATGTCGGTGGACTTGCATAATCTGGTCAATCCGAATCTTCAAGACTCTGGGCATTATTCCGCTAGTCCCGAACACGTTGATGCCATCGCGTCATCTTGTAACATTAAATCTACGAATAATcacgaagaagaggaaagctACGAAGCATTTGGATCTGTCGAAGGTGACGCTGATGACGGGGTGGAATCACCGGGTAGCAGTTCTGCACCTTCACCCACAAGTACTAGTTCTTTCAA aaatccaAGAAGTCCCAATTCAACTATAGGAAGACATTCTTGTCTACGGACATCACTTAGGCGAACACCGCCTTG tcaaCTTTATCGAAGCGGGAGCTTTAATAGTTCTGGTATAAGCTCCAACTGTGATCCCGCGGACGATATGTACAGCGATGTCTCTCTCGAGGATGATGTCATTGATCTCAATCATAAA gttCAAATGATTCAAGAACAAATGCATGCTTTTCAATCGGTCGGAGAAGAACGATATGTTAGAGCAAAACAAGAAAATGCTACGTTACAAGCGAGAATATTAATGTTAGAAGAAGCTGCCAAAGATGCTGAAACTAGAGCTGAAGAAAGACttcaa gcGGAACAACGAAGACATAGAGATTGGGCAAGTCGTTTAGAACGCGAACGTCAATtgcaattagaaaattatgctATCAAATTACAAGCAATAGAATTAGAAGAAACTAGTTTAAGAGATGAAATAGCAAGGTTACGCGAGCAACTCGAAAAAGTTAAAGTAGAGAAAAATCGATTAGAAAACGATCTCGAAGAAGCTAGAAGAGAAATAGATAGCGCTCGTGAAAGTGAACGGCAAGCAATAAGTCGAGCTAACGAAGCTCATTATCAACTTAAAGCTGTTAAAGAAGAGTTGACTATGAAAATTGAAGATCaacaaaaaatagaagaattaatgCAACAAGTAGCACAACTTCAAGCttgtaataaaa gttTAGAAGAATCACGAGATGAATTGCAAGCTGCAGCGGCTCTGCAGGCAGGCCGTGaacttttaatgttaaatcCTTGTAATAATTCTGTTGAAAAAGGACCTAGTCTCGCTGTAGAATTACTAGCTGGCATGAATCAAGATCAG ATAGACGGTCAACTTTCTGGAGATAATGGTGAACCTTGTAATATATCTGAA ATAAAACAAGCTTTAAAGGAACAACAAGAAGTCAATACACAATTAAGAGCATACATTGATGGAATTCTATTAAACATAGTTGAAAATTATCCCCAGTTGTTAGAAGTGAAACAAACTCATTGa
- the LOC409272 gene encoding EKC/KEOPS complex subunit TP53RK, with protein sequence MLNNIKDFELIAQGAEARIYKGTYLGKLTLIKERFEKKYRHPDLDIRLTKDRIKAECRAILRAKTAGIATPAIYLINLERRCIYMEYIQDAIILKDFLDKNVLKEANIDHLLNFIAQGLGVLIAKLHLKNIIHGDLTTSNILLKNIDNYIEKYDVANNFVIIDFGLAHIESNIEDKAVDLYVLERSLLSAHSEIPSLFSKIFDIYQIHYANKNQCKEIVSKYKEVQLRGRKRLMIG encoded by the exons atgttgaataatataaaagattttgaattaatagcACAAGGCGCTGAAGCACGTATATATAAGGGCACTTATCTGGGAAAGTTAACATTAATCAAGgaaagattcgaaaagaaatatagacaTCCAGACTTAGATATACGTCTCACAAAAGATCGAATAAAAGCCGAATGTCGTGCTATACTCCGTGCTAAAACTGCag gaatCGCAACACCAgctatatatttgataaatttagaaCGACGATGtatttatatggaatatatacaagatgcaataatattaaaagattttcttgataaaaatgttttgaaagAAGCAAATATTGatcatttgttaaattttatagcaCAAGGACTTGGAGTACTTATTGCTaaattacatttgaaaaatataattcatggGGATTTAACTACTTCcaatattcttttgaaaaatattgacaattatattgaaaaatatgatg ttgcgaataattttgttataatagatTTTGGATTAGCTCATATAGAATCGAACATAGAAGATAAAGCAGTCGATTTATACGTTCTTGAACGATCATTATTAAGTGCACATTCAGAAATACCTTcattattctcaaaaatatttgatatttatcaaatacattatgcaaataaaaatcaatgtaaagaaattgtttctaaatataaGGAAGTACAATTACGAGGACGAAAACGATTAATGATcggttaa
- the LOC726661 gene encoding uncharacterized protein LOC726661, which translates to MRDEVKMDANRLIAEVYKRPALWNQRHISYHNREVTNRVWMEIASIFKLPTEKDLNCITSIKSKMERFARYFSSGIKKGSSLSQK; encoded by the exons ATGAGGGACGAAGTGAAGATGGATGCAAATCGGTTAATTGCCGAAGTTTACAAGCGGCCAGCGCTTTGGAACCAAAGGCATATCTCTTATCATAATCGTGAGGTGACGAACCGCGTTTGGATGGAAATTGCATCGATATTCAAGTTACCCA Ctgagaaagatttaaattgtat AACCAGTATTAAAAGCAAAATGGAAAGGTTTGCGAGATACTTTTCGAGCGGAATTAAAAAAGGATCAAGTTTATCGCAAAagtaa